GCCACGACGCTGCTTTTGCCGACGCCTGGGGGGCCCCAGATCATGGTGGAGAGTTTCAGGTCGCCGGTCACGAGGGCGCTGAGGTACGTCTGAAGTTCGTTCGCAGTGAGGCTCACGGGTTCACGCTACCGCACGGCACGGCCCGGAACGGTGGGAGGGGTGCCGTGCGGGCCTTGAATGTTCGGGGTGGGGTCGGTGGTATCGCCGGATGGGGCGGGGAGGGGGGGTATGGTGGGGGCGATTCCCCGTTGCCCGGCATCCCTTATACTTTCCGCATACTTTGACTCGGTACAAGTTTTCGCCCGTCTCGTTTCCTGCCTGAAGGAGTTGCCCCTTGCTGCCCCTGATCCACCAAGTGCTGTTCTTCGTCTTCGCCCTGATCGCCGGCGGTTTCGGCCTGTGGGGCTTCTACCGTCTGTACCGCCGCGTGGCGCGCGGCGCCCCCGCCAGCGAGGACCGCGCCGGGAACCCCGTCCAGAGGGTGCTGTACGCCCTGCGCGTTTCCCTCACCCAGGAGCGCACCTTCCGCCGCCGCACCGCCATCAGCGTGCTGCACTCGTTCATCTTCTACGGCTTCGTGTACTACCTGCTGGTGAACGTCGTGGACGGCCTGGAAGGCTACCTGCCGTTCCACATCTACTCCAAGGACAGCCCGCTGCTCGCCGGGTACAACTTCCTGGCGGACCTGCTCAGCATGCTGGTGCTGGTCGGCGTCATCAGCCTGCTGATCCGCCGCCTGTTCCTGCCCAGCAAGCGCGACTTCCGCTTCACGGACAAGACGCTGCTGCACCCGCTGCTGAAAGCGAACTACATCCTGCGTGACAGCCTGATCGTGTCCTCGTTCATCACCTTCCACGTCGGCAGCCGCGTGCTCGGCAACGCCGCCAAGATGACCGAAGAGGCCCGCAAGCTGGGCGACTACGACGCCTTCCAGCCGTTCAGCAGCGCCCTGGGTCGCCTCCTCTTCAACGGCGCCAGCGAGCAGGCCATCGAGGGCTGGCGCGTCTTCGGGTACTGGGGCGCCCTGGGCAGCGTCCTGGCGTTCCTCGCGTACTTCCCGTTCACGAAGCACATCCACATCTTCATGGCCCCCCTGAACTACGCCCTGAAGCGCCCGGTCGGCAGCGGCGTCCTGCCCCCCATGAAGGGCCTGGAGGAGGCCATGGAGGCCGACGAACCCAGACTGGGCGTCGAGAAACTCGAGGACCTAGAGTGGCCGCGCCTGCTCGACGCGTACTCCTGCATCCAGTGCAACCGCTGCCAGGACGTCTGCCCAGCCAACGCGACCGGCAAGGCCCTGAGCCCCGCCGCGCTGGAAATCAACAAGCGCATGGAACTGAACGTGATTGCGGCTCACCCCAGCCCCTTCACGCTGAAACCCGCCCCCTTCGAGGGCGGCGCGAGCACGGCGCACCCGCTGCTGGAATTCGCCATCAACGAGGAATCGGTCTGGGCCTGCACCACCTGCGGCGCCTGCATGCAGGTCTGCCCGGTGCAGGACGAGCAGATGCTCGACATCATCGACATCCGCCGCCATCAGGTCATGGTGGCTGGCGAGTTCCCCCCGCAGCTCCAGACGGCCTTCCGTGGCATGGAACGCGCCAGCAACCCCTGGGGCATCAGCCGCGACAAACGCCTCGAATGGGCCGAGGGCCTGAAAGTCCCCACCATCGACGAGAACCCGGAACCCGACGTCATCTACTGGGTCGGCTGCGCTGCCAGCTACGACCCCGGCGCGCAGAAGGTCGCCCGCTCCTTCGTGCAGCTGCTCGACAAGGCCGGCGTGAACTACGCCGTGCTGGGCAAGAAGGAAGCCTGCACCGGCGACAGCGCACGCCGCGCCGGGAACGAGTTCCTGTACCAGACCCTCGCCCAGGAGAACGTCGAGACCCTGAACCAGGTCGCCCCGAAACTGATCGTCGCGACCTGCCCGCACTGCATGAACGCCATCGGCAACGAGTACCGGCAGCTGGGCGGCGACTACCGCACCATCCACCACACCGAGTACCTCGAAACCCTGGTGGCCGCCGGGAAACTGCCGCTGGCGCAACTCGCGGACAACGTCACGTACCACGACCCCTGCTACCTGGGCCGCCACAACGGCGTGTACGACGCGCCCCGCAGCCTCATCACGCAGATGGCGGGCGAGGTGCTGGACCTGGAACGCAGCCGCGAGAACTCCTTCTGCTGCGGGGCGGGCGGCGCGCAGTTCTGGAAGGAAGAGGAAGAGGGCGCAGAGCGCATCAGCGACAACCGCTTCCGTGAACTCCAGGCCCGCCTGGACGACGCGAAAGTGGCCAGCGACGAGTTCGAGCAGACCGGCAAGGTCGTCGCCGTCGGCTGCCCGTTCTGCAAGGCCATGATGAACTCCACGCCCGAGAAGCAGAAACGCGACGACATCATCGTCAAGGACGTCGCGGAACTCATGCTCGAAAGCGTGCAGCGCGCCGACGGCACCTGGCAGCAGGCGGCCCCCACCGGCCCCGTGGCAGACGCCACCCCGCTGGAACAGCCCGAGGTCGTCAGCGCCCCCAACGCGCAGACGCCCATGGACCGCACGGGCGACCAGCCCGGCGCAGGCGCCCCCAGCGCCGTGGTCGGCGAGACGAGCGCCGCCGTGATCAACGCGCAGCCCGGCAGCCCCGACGCGACCCAGGGCACCCAGCCCGAAGCGCAGGCCGCGCACCCCGAGGCGACCGCTCGCAAGAGCTGGAAACCCAAAGCGACGGGTGCCGACGACGTGACGCCCACTGCCCCGGCGACCCCCGCATC
The genomic region above belongs to Deinococcus seoulensis and contains:
- a CDS encoding heterodisulfide reductase-related iron-sulfur binding cluster; amino-acid sequence: MLPLIHQVLFFVFALIAGGFGLWGFYRLYRRVARGAPASEDRAGNPVQRVLYALRVSLTQERTFRRRTAISVLHSFIFYGFVYYLLVNVVDGLEGYLPFHIYSKDSPLLAGYNFLADLLSMLVLVGVISLLIRRLFLPSKRDFRFTDKTLLHPLLKANYILRDSLIVSSFITFHVGSRVLGNAAKMTEEARKLGDYDAFQPFSSALGRLLFNGASEQAIEGWRVFGYWGALGSVLAFLAYFPFTKHIHIFMAPLNYALKRPVGSGVLPPMKGLEEAMEADEPRLGVEKLEDLEWPRLLDAYSCIQCNRCQDVCPANATGKALSPAALEINKRMELNVIAAHPSPFTLKPAPFEGGASTAHPLLEFAINEESVWACTTCGACMQVCPVQDEQMLDIIDIRRHQVMVAGEFPPQLQTAFRGMERASNPWGISRDKRLEWAEGLKVPTIDENPEPDVIYWVGCAASYDPGAQKVARSFVQLLDKAGVNYAVLGKKEACTGDSARRAGNEFLYQTLAQENVETLNQVAPKLIVATCPHCMNAIGNEYRQLGGDYRTIHHTEYLETLVAAGKLPLAQLADNVTYHDPCYLGRHNGVYDAPRSLITQMAGEVLDLERSRENSFCCGAGGAQFWKEEEEGAERISDNRFRELQARLDDAKVASDEFEQTGKVVAVGCPFCKAMMNSTPEKQKRDDIIVKDVAELMLESVQRADGTWQQAAPTGPVADATPLEQPEVVSAPNAQTPMDRTGDQPGAGAPSAVVGETSAAVINAQPGSPDATQGTQPEAQAAHPEATARKSWKPKATGADDVTPTAPATPASTDAPARKSWKPKGGDDVSAAPVTPAPEAATAPTAPAPTAPAADAPARKAWAPKAKADDVNPAPVAPAEPAPAAPGTDAPARKAWAPRAKAEAAPAPATTAPAAPSEVAPAAAPAAGERKKWAPKGQPVSAAPVTEAAEPTTQPATTQPATTQPATTEASPAPAVTSEAAPAAPAPTGERKKWAPKAAAAPAPAPEVPVAAAPAPEPGPQPVTELITEHVHLEQVGENLLEEGQGATSEPGAGGRKKWQPRKKS